ACAGCGCTCACTCGGCTGGCGGATTGACGGTAGAGCGCTCACGACAATGGCGGTGAGAAATTCACCGCCAAATAGCGTGAGCGGCTACACCCTTCCCTCTGCCTGACCGATCAGGTTCTTTCGAATGTCACGAAACCCTCTTCGTTCCAAAGGTTCCATCAATTTGTCATACCATCTGGAAAACCATTTACTCAAACTCCGTACCCCCCCTGTTAGAGAAGTCACTTTCTCCTCAAAACCGCTCTTCTCCGCTCATATTCGTCTTCGCTGATTTCTCCCCGTGCGAAACGTTCCTGCAAAATCCGAAGGGCGGAATCTTCCTTGTTAACAAATGGTTTCGCAATCAAAGAAAAAAACGCGTAAATCACCAAACCGATAATCAAAACACCCAC
This window of the Effusibacillus pohliae DSM 22757 genome carries:
- a CDS encoding SHOCT domain-containing protein, whose translation is MMHMMGWSMIFTMIVGVLIIGLVIYAFFSLIAKPFVNKEDSALRILQERFARGEISEDEYERRRAVLRRK